The Meriones unguiculatus strain TT.TT164.6M chromosome 1, Bangor_MerUng_6.1, whole genome shotgun sequence genome has a segment encoding these proteins:
- the LOC110542140 gene encoding vomeronasal type-1 receptor 4-like has translation MSPQSDALETTEEVALQILLLCLVGIGTVANILLFVHNFSPVLTGSPQRPTQVVLTFMAVANALILLITAFPNNMFFVPRKPQTDLKCKWEYYTRMVVRSTNLCSTCVLSTYQYVTLVPGKYGRVILRGRTPKVLRFSCYGCWFFSLLNNVYVPMTVSGPQNTSKDYKGKWACSTSGFSLGIIIILQSAHHAIFISIMVWTSASMVILLHRHHQKLHHIHTCSEDQRAAPETRAAHTILMLVAMFVSFYVLDCIYIYLHVSYVDSRLWLRHVGEVFTAGFPTISPLLLIFRDPKDPCSVIFKC, from the coding sequence ATGTCCCCTCAGAGTGATGCCCTGGAAACCACTGAGGAAGTGGCTCTTCAGATCCTCTTGCTTTGCCTGGTTGGGATTGGGACTGTGGCCAACATCCTTCTATTTGTGCATAATTTCTCTCCTGTCTTAACTGGCTCTCCCCAGAGGCCCACACAGGTGGTTCTCACCTTCATGGCTGTGGCCAATGCCTTGATTCTTCTCATAACTGCATTTCCAAACAATATGTTTTTTGTCCCAAGGAAGCCTCAGACTGACCTCAAATGCAAATGGGAGTATTACACTAGAATGGTAGTCCGAAGCACAAACTTGTGCTCCACCTGTGTTCTAAGCACGTATCAGTATGTCACTCTTGTTCCTGGTAAGTATGGAAGGGTGATTCTCAGAGGAAGAACCCCCAAGGTTCTGAGATTTTCATGTTATGGTTGCTGGTTCTTCAGTCTTTTAAATAATGTCTATGTTCCAATGACAGTCAGTGGTCCACAGAACACAAGCAAGGACTATAAAGGAAAGTGGGCCTGCTCTACATCTGGTTTCAGTTTAGGCATCATCATCATCTTGCAGTCTGCCCATCATGCCATATTCATCAGCATCATGGTCTGGACCAGTGCCTCCATGGTGATTCTCCTGCACAGACACCACCAGAAACTGCACCACATTCACACCTGTAGTGAAGACCAGAGAGCGGCACCTGAGACCAGAGCAGCCCACACCATCTTGATGCTGGTGGCCATGTTTGTGAGCTTCTATGTTCTAGATTGCATTtacatttaccttcatgtttcttATGTGGATTCTCGTCTCTGGTTGAGACATGTAGGTGAAGTTTTTACTGCAGGCTTCCCCACCATTTCTCCTTTACTGTTGATTTTTAGAGATCCGAAGGACCCTTGTTCTGTGATCTTTAAGTGCTGA
- the LOC110542141 gene encoding zinc finger protein interacting with ribonucleoprotein K-like, with the protein MTTEVDMALRQGCVTFEDVAICFSHEEWRLLDKTQRLLYLSVTMQNFALINSLGCGHRTEDGDQRASPQASQVCRSETVPCIPKTHLCEKCVPILQDILQLPDLPKQKHSVEACSKIDQHQKHDSTEKPLKKNVDKSSYLKRCLFRMSAKSFPNWDVEKELPDILSILKSQVFPNIKKSSKSTEGGEETHSHKSHKLGDCGKPSNQKQTVPHQPKASTAKKLYECNKCGKTFRGKYSLDQHQRVHTGERPWECSDCGKFFSQTSHLNDHRRIHTGERPYECSECGKLFRQNSSLVDHQKTHTGARPYECSQCGKSFSQKATLVKHQRVHTGERPYKCSECGNSFSQSAILNQHRRIHTGAKPYECSQCGKSFSQKATLIKHQRVHTGERPYNCSECGKSFSQSSILIQHRRIHTGARPYECGQCGKSFSQKSGLIQHQVVHTGERPYECDTCGNSFSQCSSLIHHQKCHNA; encoded by the exons ATGACAACAGAAGTGGATATGGCCCTCAGGCAG GGCTGTGTGACATTTGAGGATGTGGCCATTTGCTTCTCACATGAAGAATGGAGACTTCTTGACAAGACTCAGAGGCTCCTGTACCTCAGTGTTACCATGCAGAACTTTGCACTTATAAACTCCCTAG GTTGTGGGCATAGGACAGAAGATGGAGACCAGAGGGCTTCTCCACAAGCATCACAGGTTTGCAGATCTGAGACAGTGCCATGCATACCAAAAACTCACCTCTGTGAAAAGTGTGTTCCGATTCTTCAAGACATTTTGCAGCTGCCTGATCTACCTAAGCAGAAGCATAGTGTAGAGGCATGTTCAAAGATCGATCAGCACCAAAAACATGATAGTACAGAAAAACCCTTGAAGAAGAATGTTGATAAGTCCTCATATTTGAAACGATGCCTATTCCGCATGTCAGCAAAGTCCTTCCCCAATTGGGATGTTGAGAAGGAACTCCCAGACATACTGAGCATTCTCAAGTCCCAGGTCTTTCCCAACATTAAGAAGTCCAGCAAAAGTACTGAGGGTGGGGAAGAAACTCACAGTCATAAAAGTCACAAGTTAGGAGACTGTGGGAAGCCTTCCAATCAAAAACAAACAGTTCCTCACCAGCCAAAAGCCTCTACTGCAAAAAAGCTTTATGAGTGCAACaaatgtgggaaaaccttccgtGGCAAATACTCACTTGATCAGCATCAGAGAGTCCATACTGGAGAAAGGCCTTGGGAGTGCAGTGATTGTGGGAAATTCTTTAGCCAAACCTCCCACCTGAATGATCACCgtagaatacacactggagaaagGCCTTATGAGTGCAGTGAATGTGGAAAATTATTTAGACAGAACTCCAGTCTTGTTGACCATCAGAAAACTCATACTGGAGCAAGACCTTATGAGTGTAGCCAGTGTGGGAAATCCTTTAGTCAAAAAGCTACACTTGTTAAGCACCAGAGAGTTCACACTGGAGAAAGGCCTTACAAGTGTAGTGAGTGTGGGAATTCCTTTAGTCAAAGTGCCATTCTTAACCAACACCGGAGAATCCACACTGGAGCAAAGCCTTATGAATGTAGCCAATGTGGGAAATCCTTTAGCCAGAAAGCTACCCTCATTAAACATCAGAGAGTTCACACTGGAGAAAGGCCTTATAATTGTAGTGAGTGTGGCAAATCCTTCAGTCAAAGCTCCATCCTTATCCAACACCGGAGAATTCACACAGGAGCAAGGCCCTATGAGTGTGGCCAATGTGGAAAGTCCTTTAGCCAAAAGTCTGGCCTCATTCAGCATCAGGTAGTTCACACTGGAGAAAGGCCTTATGAATGTGACACCTGTGGGAATTCGTTTAGCCAATGCTCTAGCCTCATTCATCACCAAAAATGTCATAATGCATAA